Proteins from a single region of Lepus europaeus isolate LE1 chromosome 4, mLepTim1.pri, whole genome shotgun sequence:
- the LOC133758787 gene encoding protocadherin alpha-11-like, whose amino-acid sequence MKTHMNNSHFSVALSNQALPVLNASIAADATVTGSLETALKNAPISYAMFGVGASRLLPWLLLLAAWRAGSAQLRYSVPEEAQHGTFVGRLAQDLGLPLAELVPRLFRVASRAGGDLLEVNVQNGILFVNARMDREALCGRSAECSVHLEVVVERPLQVFHVEVEVRDVNDNPPVFSRQEQRLQISESKPPDSRFPLEGATDADIGENALLTYRLSQNEYFSLASPTNSKQTKRLSLILKKPLDREKTPEFSLLLTATDGGQPALSGTVHLLVCVLDVNDNDPEFDQPEFKVRLTENSARGTLVMQLNATDRDEGVNGEVTYSLVSIKPRERLLFSLDESSGEVRVNGTLDYEESKFYEIEIQATDKGIPPMAGHCTILVEILDENDNPPEVVVTSLSLPIREDAPVGTVIALITVSDRDSGANGQVSCALTPDVPFRLLSTFRNYYSLVLESGLDRELVSGYGVVVTARDAGSPALRASASVWVEVADVNDNAPAFAQAEYTVFVRENNAPGCHLVTVSARDADARENARVSYSLVERRVGERLLSSYVSVHAESGRVHALQPLDREELELLRFEVSARDAGVPALGSNVTLQVFVLDENDHAPWVLPRGAGGPASEAVPVWVSRSAGAGHVVAKVRAVDADAGYNAWLSYELQAAPNANANANGAVAAASGGARLPFRVGLYTGEISTTRSLDEADLARQRLLVLVKDHGEPALTATATVLLSLVDGGQAAAAAAAASSSRAGAAAAAGGAAALLDVNASLIVAICAVSSLLVLTLVVWTALRCWAPAAEGACGPGQPALVCASAVGSWSCSQRRRQRVSGGEGAPKADLMAFSPGLPPGLDREDGGERSEEAGSKHLAPVKKKNFRLRTQIPAVQRRGDSKLTGKLDNIY is encoded by the exons ATGAAAACTCACATGAACAATTCCCATTTTTCA GTTGCGCTGAGCAATCAGGCACTCCCCGTGCTAAACGCCTCCATCGCAGCGGACGCCACTGTAACAGGATCCTTGGAAACCGCTCTCAAAAATGCG CCGATTTCCTATGCGATGTTTGGAGTGGGCGCTTCGCGActgctgccctggctcctgctgctggcAGCCTGGCGGGCGGGCAGCGCCCAGCTGCGCTACTCGGTCCCCGAGGAGGCCCAGCACGGCACGTTCGTGGGCCGCCTGGCGCAGGACCTGGGGCTGCCGCTGGCCGAGCTGGTGCCGCGCCTGTTCCGGGTGGCGTCCCGTGCTGGCGGGGACCTGCTGGAGGTGAACGTGCAGAACGGCATCCTGTTCGTGAACGCGCGGATGGACCGCGAAGCGCTGTGCGGGCGGAGCGCGGAGTGCAGCGTGCacctggaggtggtggtggagcgGCCGCTGCAGGTGTTCcacgtggaggtggaggtgagggacGTCAACGACAACCCGCCCGTGTTCTCCCGACAAGAACAAAGGCTGCAGATTTCCGAATCTAAACCCCCAGACTCGCGTTTTCCGCTGGAGGGAGCTACTGACGCGGACATAGGGGAGAACGCTCTATTAACCTACAGACTAAGTCAAAACGAATATTTTTCCTTAGCTTCTCCAACAAATAGTAAACAGACTAAAAGACTCTCTTTGATACTGAAGAAGCCTCTGGACAGAGAGAAAACGCCAGAATTCAGTTTACTGCTGACGGCTACCGACGGGGGCCAGCCGGCGCTCAGCGGCACCGTTCACCTGCTGGTGTGCGTCCTGGATGTTAACGACAACGATCCGGAGTTCGATCAGCCAGAATTCAAGGTGAGGCTGACAGAAAACAGTGCCCGAGGGACTCTTGTGATGCAGCTGAACGCCACGGACCGAGATGAAGGAGTCAACGGGGAGGTGACATACTCCTTGGTGTCGATTAAGCCCCGCGAGAGACTCTTGTTCTCCCTGGATGAGAGCAGCGGAGAAGTGAGGGTGAATGGAACTTTAGATTACGAAGAAAGCAAATTTTATGAAATTGAGATCCAGGCTACAGATAAGGGGATTCCACCCATGGCTGGTCACTGTACAATCCTGGTGGAAATCTTAGATGAAAACGATAATCCACCCGAAGTGGTGGTCACTTCTCTGTCACTGCCCATACGCGAGGACGCTCCGGTGGGCACGGTGATCGCCCTCATCACTGTCTCCGACCGCGACTCGGGCGCCAACGGGCAGGTGAGCTGCGCCCTGACGCCCGACGTGCCCTTCCGGCTGCTGTCGACCTTCAGGAACTACTACTCGCTGGTGCTGGAGAGCGGGCTGGACCGCGAGCTGGTGTCGGGCTACGGCGTGGTGGTGACGGCGCGCGACGCGGGCTCGCCGGCGCTGCGGGCGTCGGCCAGCGTGTGGGTGGAGGTGGCGGACGTGAACGACAACGCGCCCGCGTTCGCGCAGGCCGAGTACACGGTGTTCGTGAGGGAGAACAACGCGCCGGGCTGCCACCTGGTGACGGTGTCGGCGCGCGACGCGGACGCGCGGGAGAACGCGCGCGTGTCGTACTCGCTGGTGGAGCGGCGCGTGGGCGAGCGCTTGCTGTCGAGCTACGTGTCGGTGCACGCGGAGAGCGGGCGCGTGCACGCGCTGCAGCCGCTGGACcgcgaggagctggagctgctgcgcTTCGAGGTGAGCGCGCGCGACGCGGGCGTGCCGGCGCTGGGCAGCAACGTGACGCTGCAGGTGTTCGTGCTGGACGAGAACGACCACGCGCCGTGGGTGCTGccgcggggcgcgggcgggccAGCGAGCGAGGCGGTGCCGGTGTGGGTGTCGCGGTCGGCGGGCGCGGGCCACGTGGTGGCGAAGGTGCGCGCGGTGGACGCGGACGCCGGCTACAACGCGTGGCTGTCGTATGAGCTGCAGGCGGCGCCGAATGCGAATGCGAATGCGAATGGGGCGGTGGCGGCTGCGTCGGGCGGGGCGCGGCTCCCGTTCCGCGTGGGGCTGTACACGGGCGAGATCAGCACGACGCGCAGCCTGGACGAGGCGGACTTGGCGCGCCAgcggctgctggtgctggtgaaGGACCACGGCGAGCCCGCGCtgacggccacggccacggtgcTGCTGTCGCTGGTGGACGGcgggcaggcggcggcggcggcggcggcggcgtcctcGTCGCGGGCgggtgcggcggcggcggcgggcggcgcggcgGCGCTGCTGGACGTGAACGCGTCCCTGATCGTGGCCATCTGCGCCGTGAGCAGCCTGCTGGTGCTGACGCTGGTGGTGTGGACGGCGCTGCGGTGCTGGGCGCCGGCCGCGGAGGGCGCGTGCGGGCCGGGGCAGCCGGCGCTGGTGTGCGCGAGCGCGGTGGGGAGCTGGTCGTGCTCGCAGCGGAGGCGGCAGCGGGTGAGCGGCGGCGAGGGCGCGCCCAAGGCCGACCTCATGGCCTTCAGCCCCGGCCTTCCTCCTGGGCTGGACAGAGAAGATGGAGGAGAAAGGTCGGAGGAGGCAGGTTCAAAACATCTGGCACCG GTGAAGAAGAAAAATTTCCGGCTCCGCACCCAGATTCCAGCGGTTCAGAGGAGGGGCGACTCCAAACTGACCGGAAAGCTGGATAATATCTATTAA
- the LOC133758786 gene encoding protocadherin alpha-12-like, giving the protein MLFSLPGGSGARRLLPWLLLLAAWRAGSAQLRYSVPEEAQHGTFVGRLAQDLGLPLAELVPRLFRVASRAGGDLLEVNVQNGILFVNARMDREALCGRSAECSVHLEVVVERPLQVFHVEVEVRDVNDNPPVFRQREQKVLISESAPLDSRFPLEGASDADIGVNALLTYTLSLNEHFVLKMVTEKNKSMLPELVLRKSLDREEIAELTLLLMVVDGGRPGLTGSVQIQVAVLDVNDNAPAFEEPAYRVVLSENVQNDTSVVHLNASDPDEGPNREIAYGIRTILPESKKCTFVINPDTGEIRIYGNLDYEENDEYEIQVQATDKGVPSMAGHCSVLVKVLDLNDNVPEITVTSLLVPIREDAPVGTVVALVSVSDRDSGANGQVSCALTPDVPFRLLSTFRNYYSLVLESGLDRELVSGYGVVVTARDAGSPALRASASVWVEVADVNDNAPAFAQAEYTVFVRENNAPGCHLVTVSARDADARENARVSYSLVERRVGERLLSSYVSVHAESGRVHALQPLDREELELLRFEVSARDAGVPALGSNVTLQVFVLDENDHAPWVLPRGAGGPASEAVPVWVSRSAGAGHVVAKVRAVDADAGYNAWLSYELQAAPNANAAGAASAAAGGARLPFRVGLYTGEISTTRSLDEADLARQRLLVLVKDHGEPALTATATVLLSLVDGGQAAAAAAAASSSRAAGVAAAAGGAAALLDVNASLIVAICAVSSLLVLTLVVWTALRCWVPAAEGACGPGQPALVCASAVGSWSCSQRRRQRVSGGEGAPKADLMAFSPGLPPPQEDCLNPSSEVSDNHVRIFVSLKNLPLCWN; this is encoded by the coding sequence ATGCTGTTTTCCCTGCCAGGAGGTTCCGGAGCCCGGCGCCTACTGCCCTGGCTTCTGCTGCTGGCAGCCTGGCGGGCGGGCAGCGCCCAGCTGCGCTACTCGGTCCCCGAGGAGGCCCAGCACGGCACGTTCGTGGGCCGCCTGGCGCAGGACCTGGGGCTGCCGCTGGCCGAGCTGGTGCCGCGCCTGTTCCGGGTGGCGTCCAGGGCCGGTGGGGACCTGCTGGAGGTGAACGTGCAGAACGGCATCCTGTTCGTGAACGCGCGGATGGACCGCGAGGCGCTGTGCGGGCGGAGCGCGGAGTGCAGCGTGCacctggaggtggtggtggagcgGCCGCTGCAGGTGTTCcacgtggaggtggaggtgagggacGTCAACGACAACCCGCCCGTGTTCAGACAAAGGGAACAGAAGGTGCTCATTTCCGAATCTGCGCCTCTGGACTCTCGTTTTCCTCTAGAGGGCGCTTCAGACGCGGATATCGGCGTAAACGCTCTGCTGACCTATACATTAAGTCTAAATGAGCATTTTGTGCTTAAAATGGTAacggaaaaaaacaaaagtatgtTACCTGAGTTGGTTCTTCGGAAGTCGCTGGACAGAGAGGAAATAGCAGAACTTACTTTACTACTGATGGTGGTCGATGGCGGTAGACCGGGGCTGACAGGATCCGTTCAAATCCAGGTAGCCGTCCTGGACGTGAATGACAACGCGCCGGCCTTTGAGGAGCCAGCCTACAGAGTAGTGTTGTCTGAAAATGTCCAAAACGACACGAGTGTGGTTCACCTGAACGCTTCCGATCCAGACGAAGGACCGAATCGAGAAATTGCCTATGGAATCAGAACGATTTTGCCAGAGAGCAAGAAATGTACATTTGTAATCAATCCTGACACAGGTGAAATTAGAATTTACGGGAACCTGGATTATGAGGAGAACGATGAGTATGAAATTCAGGTTCAGGCAACTGATAAGGGGGTTCCGTCCATGGCTGGTCACTGCAGCGTCCTGGTGAAAGTTCTGGACTTGAATGACAATGTTCCTGAGATAACGGTCACTTCTCTGTTGGTGCCCATCCGCGAGGACGCTCCGGTGGGCACGGTGGTCGCCCTGGTCAGCGTGTCCGACCGCGACTCGGGTGCCAACGGGCAGGTGAGCTGCGCCCTGACGCCCGACGTGCCCTTCCGGCTGCTGTCGACCTTCAGGAACTACTACTCGCTGGTGCTGGAGAGCGGGCTGGACCGCGAGCTGGTGTCGGGCTACGGCGTGGTGGTGACGGCGCGCGACGCGGGCTCGCCGGCGCTGCGGGCGTCGGCCAGCGTGTGGGTGGAGGTGGCGGACGTGAACGACAACGCGCCCGCGTTCGCGCAGGCCGAGTACACGGTGTTCGTGAGGGAGAACAACGCGCCGGGCTGCCACCTGGTGACGGTGTCGGCGCGCGACGCGGACGCGCGGGAGAACGCGCGCGTGTCGTACTCGCTGGTGGAGCGGCGCGTGGGCGAGCGCCTGCTGTCGAGCTACGTGTCGGTGCACGCGGAGAGCGGGCGCGTGCACGCGCTGCAGCCGCTGGACcgcgaggagctggagctgctgcgcTTCGAGGTGAGCGCGCGCGACGCGGGCGTGCCGGCGCTGGGCAGCAACGTGACGCTGCAGGTGTTCGTGCTGGACGAGAACGACCACGCGCCGTGGGTGCTGCCACGGGGCGCGGGCGGGCCAGCGAGCGAGGCGGTGCCGGTGTGGGTGTCGCGGTCGGCGGGCGCGGGCCACGTGGTGGCGAAGGTGCGCGCAGTGGACGCGGACGCCGGCTACAACGCGTGGCTGTCGTACGAGCTGCAGGCGGCGCCGAATGCGAATGCGGCTGGGGCGGCGTCGGCTgcggcgggcggggcgcggcTCCCGTTCCGCGTGGGGCTGTACACGGGCGAGATCAGCACGACGCGCAGCCTGGACGAGGCGGACTTGGCGCGCCAgcggctgctggtgctggtgaaGGACCACGGCGAGCCCGCGCtgacggccacggccacggtgcTGCTGTCGCTGGTGGACGGcgggcaggcggcggcggcggcggcggcggcgtcctcGTCGCGGGCGGCGggtgtggcggcggcggcgggcggcgcggcgGCGCTGCTGGACGTGAACGCGTCCCTGATCGTGGCCATCTGCGCCGTGAGCAGCCTGCTGGTGCTGACGCTGGTGGTGTGGACGGCGCTGCGGTGCTGGGTGCCGGCCGCGGAGGGCGCGTGCGGCCCGGGGCAGCCGGCGCTGGTGTGCGCGAGCGCGGTGGGGAGCTGGTCGTGCTCGCAGCGGAGGCGGCAGCGGGTGAGCGGCGGCGAGGGCGCGCCCAAGGCCGACCTCATGGCCTTCAGCCCAGGCCTTCCCCCGCCTCAAGAGGATTGTCTAAACCCATCCAGTGAAGTAAGTGATAATCATGTGAGAATATTTGTTTCCCTTAAGAACTTGCCTTTATGTTGGAATTAA